A genome region from Hymenobacter tibetensis includes the following:
- a CDS encoding LutC/YkgG family protein, producing the protein MPESSRDIILRRIRESLQQPTPPKPAPDFTAPLHPPGSGDLAVAFAESFVRVGGQLYFCESEEHFYDQLFTYKKEKQLENLYVWEPEIKKLLHTGGLVFHKDESDFVAQADAGLTSCEALIARTGSVLVSAATSSGRRLSIYPDQHLVLARTSQVVADIGDALRNLQLKYGPEHLPSMISLTTGPSRTADIEKTLVLGAHGPRSLALFLLDDETAATPA; encoded by the coding sequence ATGCCCGAATCGTCCCGCGACATCATTTTGCGCCGCATCCGCGAATCGCTCCAGCAGCCTACTCCGCCTAAGCCCGCGCCCGATTTCACTGCACCCTTGCACCCGCCTGGTAGCGGCGACCTTGCCGTTGCTTTTGCCGAAAGCTTTGTGCGAGTAGGGGGGCAGCTATACTTCTGTGAGTCGGAAGAGCATTTCTACGATCAGCTCTTCACATACAAGAAGGAGAAGCAACTAGAAAACCTCTATGTATGGGAGCCAGAAATAAAAAAGCTACTACACACAGGGGGGCTTGTCTTTCATAAAGACGAAAGCGACTTCGTGGCCCAAGCTGATGCTGGCCTGACTTCATGTGAGGCGTTGATAGCCCGTACGGGTAGCGTCCTGGTTTCGGCCGCTACGAGCAGTGGACGCCGGCTTAGTATCTACCCCGATCAACATCTCGTGCTGGCACGCACTTCGCAGGTGGTAGCCGACATTGGGGATGCCCTACGCAACTTGCAGCTGAAGTATGGGCCTGAGCATCTGCCGTCCATGATTTCGCTCACAACGGGCCCTAGCCGAACGGCTGACATTGAAAAGACTCTTGTGCTCGGTGCTCATGGCCCGCGCAGCCTTGCTCTGTTTTTATTGG
- a CDS encoding tol-pal system protein YbgF: protein MRNISLENVDVAPSVVDTKSWLLLNPDIQMELDGAVHNLYNSKHDQAEKQFRSLRRRYPQHPMPYFLMGLSAWWKIMPSNVTNTIYDKSFFAYMDTAITKGERLYDLDNKNYEACFFLAAAYGFDARLHAERHDLRKATISSKRALDYLDKSKEANGLSPEFLLGQGLFNYYAAWISEEHPWLRPILLLFPKGNRQLGMQQIKNVADNGMYAGPEAKFFLMKILGSERENKSADALVVARQLATTYPDNGYFQRYYAMMCFNNGEHRRCEQVSLDILDKLNRGMPGYEGFSGRYATYYLGWLNQNKYKNSTKAKDYFQRCVVFSEATGQTGVGYYVHANYNLAKIADEENNVGAARRYYQVVVEKAERKSDIYLEAKDYLRTRKVMKADIRQQQGPSYTSEYKPSKKTSAKSRLSSLDVKAN from the coding sequence ATGCGCAACATTTCACTGGAAAATGTGGATGTGGCCCCATCAGTCGTTGATACTAAAAGTTGGTTATTGCTCAATCCTGACATTCAAATGGAATTGGATGGCGCTGTACACAACTTATACAACTCCAAGCACGACCAGGCGGAAAAGCAGTTCCGTTCGTTACGCCGCCGCTATCCGCAACACCCCATGCCTTATTTCCTGATGGGACTAAGCGCGTGGTGGAAGATTATGCCAAGCAACGTTACCAACACCATTTACGACAAGAGCTTTTTTGCCTACATGGACACTGCCATCACCAAAGGTGAGCGGCTCTATGACCTCGACAACAAAAACTACGAAGCCTGTTTTTTTCTTGCGGCGGCTTACGGTTTCGACGCCCGTCTGCACGCTGAGCGCCACGACCTGCGCAAAGCAACTATCAGCAGCAAACGTGCCCTCGATTACTTAGACAAAAGCAAAGAAGCGAATGGTTTGAGCCCAGAGTTTCTACTCGGACAAGGGCTATTTAATTATTACGCTGCCTGGATTTCGGAAGAACATCCGTGGTTACGCCCCATCCTGCTACTGTTTCCAAAGGGTAACCGGCAGCTTGGGATGCAGCAGATCAAGAATGTGGCCGACAACGGCATGTATGCGGGTCCTGAAGCTAAGTTCTTCTTGATGAAGATTCTGGGGAGCGAGCGGGAAAACAAGTCTGCTGATGCATTGGTGGTAGCCCGGCAGTTGGCCACTACCTACCCCGACAATGGCTATTTTCAGCGCTACTACGCCATGATGTGCTTCAACAACGGGGAGCACCGCCGCTGTGAGCAAGTAAGCCTCGATATTCTGGACAAGTTGAACCGGGGAATGCCTGGCTATGAAGGTTTCAGTGGCCGCTATGCCACCTATTATTTGGGCTGGCTAAATCAGAACAAGTACAAGAATTCCACCAAAGCCAAAGACTACTTCCAACGTTGTGTGGTGTTTTCAGAAGCTACCGGCCAGACTGGGGTTGGCTATTACGTGCACGCCAACTACAACCTCGCCAAAATAGCTGATGAAGAGAATAACGTTGGAGCAGCGCGGCGCTACTATCAAGTAGTGGTAGAAAAGGCAGAGCGCAAGTCTGATATCTATCTGGAAGCCAAAGATTATCTTAGGACCCGCAAAGTGATGAAAGCCGATATACGGCAGCAACAGGGGCCTTCCTACACTTCTGAATACAAGCCTTCTAAGAAGACATCCGCAAAAAGCCGGCTGTCTTCTCTGGACGTAAAAGCAAACTAA
- the ftsH gene encoding ATP-dependent zinc metalloprotease FtsH, whose protein sequence is MSDNTPKKKKPMLPSPAPKPGMQLWLLAGLVLFLCAWLFFNQSGNTVEINQQKFEQMYTAGDVRDVRLLTDRSVVEVSLKNEAVRTDKYKALLSRRGPLTFEASPQFSFRVVDGKTFKEDFEKLQANVPLEQRIGITFDTRTGYGDLVTTWGFTILLFVGFWFLMRRMSGGAGAGGQIFNIGKSRAALFEGGDKVKITFKDVAGLEEAKEEVQEIVEFLKNPSKFTILGGKIPKGALLVGPPGTGKTLLAKAVAGEADVPFFSLSGSDFVEMFVGVGAARVRDLFKQAKSKAPCIIFIDEIDAVGRSRSRGNMPGGNDERENTLNSLLVEMDGFGTDSGVIILAATNRPDTLDSALLRPGRFDRQISIDKPDINGRTEIFQVHLKPLTLGPDVEARRLAAQTPGFAGAEIANVCNEAALIAARRDKKMITMQDFTDAVDRVIGGLEKKNKIISPDEKRIVAYHEAGHAIAGWFLEHADPLVKVSIVPRGVAALGYAQYLPREQFLYNTEQLTDEMCMTLGGRAAEDIVFGKISTGALSDLERITKMAYSIVTMYGMNSKLGNVSYYDSKGQNEYGFSKPYSESTSQMIDEEVRNIIENAYIRTKELLTERRHELEVVAKELLDKEVLLQDDLERLVGKRPHGVQTNYQAHMAGTDRSETLSERKQEHSNGVPLSDDLPDLNLPGIDADLPNNSGSSAGSGGSVVTPI, encoded by the coding sequence ATGTCAGATAACACGCCCAAAAAAAAGAAGCCTATGTTGCCTAGCCCGGCCCCAAAACCTGGCATGCAACTCTGGCTGCTCGCCGGGCTGGTTTTATTTCTGTGCGCCTGGCTGTTCTTCAACCAGAGCGGCAACACAGTAGAGATAAATCAGCAGAAATTCGAGCAAATGTATACCGCCGGCGACGTGCGGGATGTACGCTTGCTCACCGATCGGTCGGTAGTGGAGGTGTCGTTGAAGAACGAGGCCGTCCGAACCGACAAATACAAGGCTCTTCTGAGCCGTCGTGGGCCTCTTACCTTCGAGGCAAGCCCGCAGTTCAGCTTCCGAGTAGTTGACGGAAAAACTTTTAAGGAAGACTTCGAGAAGCTGCAAGCTAACGTTCCATTAGAGCAGCGCATCGGCATCACGTTCGATACGCGTACTGGCTATGGCGACCTGGTAACTACGTGGGGTTTCACTATCCTGTTATTCGTAGGCTTTTGGTTCTTGATGCGCCGCATGAGCGGTGGCGCTGGGGCCGGTGGTCAGATATTCAACATCGGGAAAAGCCGTGCCGCACTATTTGAAGGTGGCGACAAGGTGAAAATCACGTTCAAGGATGTGGCCGGTTTGGAAGAGGCCAAAGAGGAAGTACAAGAAATTGTAGAGTTTCTCAAGAACCCTTCGAAGTTCACCATTTTGGGCGGTAAAATCCCGAAAGGTGCCTTGCTGGTTGGCCCTCCTGGTACCGGTAAAACCCTGTTGGCTAAAGCTGTAGCTGGCGAAGCAGACGTGCCATTCTTCTCGCTTTCGGGTTCCGACTTCGTTGAGATGTTCGTGGGTGTCGGTGCTGCTCGGGTACGTGACTTGTTTAAGCAAGCCAAGTCGAAAGCTCCCTGCATTATCTTTATCGACGAAATTGACGCCGTAGGCCGTAGCCGTTCGCGTGGCAACATGCCCGGCGGCAACGATGAGCGCGAAAACACGCTCAATTCGCTGCTGGTCGAAATGGACGGTTTCGGTACTGACTCTGGTGTCATCATCCTTGCTGCTACTAACCGCCCCGATACGCTCGACTCAGCGCTGCTGCGCCCCGGCCGTTTTGACCGCCAGATCAGCATTGATAAGCCAGACATCAATGGCCGCACCGAGATTTTCCAGGTGCACTTGAAGCCCCTAACGCTAGGCCCCGACGTAGAGGCCCGTCGTTTGGCAGCCCAGACTCCTGGCTTTGCTGGGGCTGAAATTGCCAACGTCTGCAACGAAGCTGCCCTTATTGCTGCCCGTCGCGACAAGAAGATGATTACCATGCAGGACTTCACCGACGCTGTTGACCGCGTTATTGGAGGTCTGGAGAAGAAGAATAAGATTATCAGCCCCGATGAGAAGCGCATCGTAGCCTACCACGAAGCTGGCCACGCTATTGCGGGTTGGTTCCTGGAGCATGCTGATCCGTTGGTGAAAGTGAGCATTGTACCTCGTGGGGTAGCTGCGCTGGGGTATGCTCAGTACTTGCCTCGTGAGCAGTTCCTATACAACACCGAGCAGCTCACTGACGAGATGTGCATGACCTTGGGTGGACGTGCCGCCGAGGATATTGTGTTCGGCAAAATCTCAACCGGTGCGTTGTCTGACTTAGAGCGCATCACCAAAATGGCGTACTCTATCGTGACGATGTATGGGATGAACTCCAAGCTGGGGAACGTCTCTTATTATGACTCGAAGGGACAAAACGAGTACGGGTTCTCGAAGCCTTACTCCGAGTCTACCTCGCAGATGATAGACGAGGAAGTGCGCAACATCATTGAAAATGCATACATCCGCACCAAAGAGTTGTTGACTGAACGTCGGCACGAACTGGAAGTAGTAGCCAAAGAGTTGCTTGACAAGGAAGTGCTGCTTCAGGATGATTTAGAGCGTTTGGTAGGCAAGCGGCCACATGGCGTGCAAACCAACTACCAAGCCCACATGGCCGGTACCGACCGTAGCGAGACATTAAGTGAGCGGAAGCAGGAGCATTCTAATGGGGTGCCCCTTAGCGACGACTTGCCTGACTTGAATTTGCCTGGTATCGATGCTGACTTGCCTAATAATAGCGGTTCTTCTGCTGGTTCTGGCGGTAGCGTAGTAACCCCGATATAA
- the rsfS gene encoding ribosome silencing factor: MKSTLVQQDSDKLADVVVRGMQEKKGLDIVVMNLKELKNAVSDYFIICSASSDTQIDAIARSVEEEVEKLTGQSPWQTEGRMNREWVLLDYVDVVVHVFLRDRRQFYALEELWGDAEIQHIEEETVFSSLK; this comes from the coding sequence ATGAAAAGTACCCTGGTTCAACAGGATTCGGACAAGTTGGCAGATGTAGTAGTACGCGGTATGCAGGAGAAAAAAGGCCTGGATATCGTTGTGATGAACCTCAAGGAGCTTAAAAATGCCGTATCGGATTATTTTATTATCTGCTCGGCTTCATCAGATACCCAAATCGATGCCATTGCGCGTTCGGTGGAGGAAGAAGTAGAGAAACTTACTGGTCAGAGCCCTTGGCAAACCGAAGGTCGTATGAACCGCGAGTGGGTACTGCTCGACTATGTGGATGTAGTAGTCCACGTATTCCTGCGCGACCGGCGGCAGTTCTACGCACTGGAAGAGCTATGGGGTGATGCCGAAATTCAGCACATCGAAGAAGAGACTGTTTTCAGTTCATTAAAGTAA